A single genomic interval of Corallococcus macrosporus harbors:
- a CDS encoding NmrA family NAD(P)-binding protein, translated as MSIVINTPNGNIGRPLVEKLLKAGRKVTVISRTPEKVADLVKLGAKVVQGSIDEQATLDAALPGAEALFWLAPPAARPDFVQWATATGRMAAERVKAHGVKRVVLISSIGAQTGPGTGPVAALKPIEEAFQAAAPNVVSLRAGFFMENLLRDVQGLTKTGALFSVNGETQAFPMVATADIAAKAFEYLTDTSWTGHRYVGVHGPKDVTYPEIASVLTQVLGQPVKYVRVGLEDVRNGMTGAGMPSWMADVYVEMYGAVLDGRMVAAEPRSKETTTPTTLAEFASTVLKPAVERARAS; from the coding sequence ATGTCCATCGTCATCAACACCCCGAACGGCAACATCGGTCGTCCCCTCGTGGAGAAGCTCTTGAAGGCCGGCCGCAAGGTCACGGTCATCTCCCGCACGCCGGAGAAGGTGGCGGACCTGGTGAAGCTGGGCGCCAAGGTGGTGCAGGGCTCCATCGACGAGCAGGCCACGCTGGACGCGGCCCTCCCGGGCGCGGAGGCGCTGTTCTGGCTGGCTCCGCCCGCGGCCCGTCCGGACTTCGTGCAGTGGGCCACGGCCACGGGCCGGATGGCCGCCGAGCGCGTGAAGGCGCACGGCGTGAAGCGCGTGGTGCTCATCTCCAGCATCGGCGCGCAGACCGGGCCGGGCACGGGGCCGGTGGCCGCGCTGAAGCCCATTGAAGAGGCCTTCCAGGCGGCGGCCCCCAACGTCGTCAGCCTGCGCGCGGGCTTCTTCATGGAGAACCTGCTGCGCGACGTGCAGGGGCTGACGAAGACGGGCGCGCTCTTCAGCGTGAACGGGGAGACGCAGGCCTTCCCCATGGTCGCGACGGCGGACATCGCGGCGAAGGCCTTCGAGTACCTCACGGACACCTCGTGGACGGGCCACCGCTACGTGGGCGTGCACGGGCCCAAGGACGTCACCTATCCGGAGATCGCCAGCGTCCTGACCCAGGTGCTGGGCCAGCCCGTGAAGTACGTGCGGGTGGGGCTGGAGGACGTGCGCAACGGCATGACGGGCGCGGGCATGCCCTCGTGGATGGCGGACGTCTACGTGGAGATGTACGGCGCCGTCCTGGACGGGCGCATGGTCGCGGCCGAGCCGCGCTCGAAGGAGACGACCACGCCCACCACGCTGGCGGAGTTCGCCAGCACCGTGCTCAAGCCGGCGGTGGAGCGGGCGCGCGCGTCGTAG
- a CDS encoding LysR family transcriptional regulator, translated as MHRAHETSTEEVDLSGINLNLMVALDALLQEAHVTRAAARVGLTQSAMSHALAQLRELLGDALLIRGRGGMVLTPRAEQLVAPLRRGLAELRRALRHEPPFEPATASRRFTVATRDYFGTVLLPGALELLGREAPGVDLIVQHVDNHTYPALMETGGVDLTVVTPPVETGAGLRQKKLLTEDFVCVVRRDHPTVRRTLDLDTYLKLSHILISPRGDGFGAVDAVLAKRGLPPRRIALRVPYFLIAPLAVSRSDYVLTAPRRLIAAFSDAYALQVFPPPIPVPSFDIIQVWHERFDGDPAHQWLRGLVQRAVNAGSENTRSSRRVRRAPAS; from the coding sequence ATGCACCGCGCGCATGAAACCTCCACCGAGGAGGTGGACCTCTCCGGCATCAACCTCAACCTGATGGTGGCGCTGGACGCGCTGCTCCAGGAGGCGCACGTCACCCGCGCCGCGGCCCGCGTGGGCCTCACCCAGTCCGCGATGAGCCACGCGCTCGCCCAGCTGCGGGAGCTCTTGGGTGACGCGCTCCTCATCCGGGGCCGGGGCGGCATGGTGCTGACGCCGCGCGCGGAGCAGCTCGTGGCGCCGCTGCGGCGGGGGCTGGCGGAGCTGCGGCGGGCGCTGAGGCACGAGCCCCCCTTCGAGCCCGCCACCGCGTCCCGCCGCTTCACCGTGGCCACGCGCGACTACTTCGGGACCGTGCTGCTGCCGGGCGCGCTGGAGCTGCTGGGCCGTGAAGCCCCCGGCGTGGACCTCATCGTGCAGCACGTGGACAACCACACGTACCCCGCGCTCATGGAGACGGGCGGCGTGGACCTGACCGTCGTCACGCCGCCGGTGGAGACCGGGGCGGGGCTTCGCCAGAAGAAGCTGCTCACCGAGGACTTCGTCTGCGTGGTGCGCAGGGACCACCCCACCGTGCGCCGCACGCTGGACCTGGACACCTACCTGAAGCTGTCCCACATCCTCATCAGCCCCCGTGGCGACGGCTTTGGCGCGGTGGACGCCGTCCTCGCGAAGCGCGGTCTGCCCCCGCGCCGCATCGCCCTGCGGGTGCCCTACTTCCTCATCGCCCCGCTGGCGGTGTCGCGCTCGGATTACGTCCTCACCGCGCCCCGCCGCCTCATCGCCGCGTTCAGCGATGCATATGCACTCCAGGTGTTCCCCCCGCCCATCCCGGTGCCGTCCTTCGACATCATCCAGGTCTGGCACGAGCGCTTCGACGGCGACCCCGCGCACCAGTGGCTGCGCGGACTGGTGCAACGGGCCGTGAACGCGGGGTCTGAAAACACCCGGAGTTCACGAAGGGTGCGGCGCGCGCCAGCTTCCTGA
- a CDS encoding DUF2378 family protein, producing the protein MNPEKLVFAQTVDALFVRALENRLTPACREHLKRAGLDLDRKLERTYSLEQWREFLRIAAGHVYGGVPAEAAYYSLGERFMDAYFGTFFGRALLGVGRLAGPRRMLLRADVGFRAGNNFSEVKIVERSATSLELWMNDVLADQPTFAAGLLARAVALCGGWRVVALPEEFDGTAATFHLRWSEAPVETALSATEDGSSGDARPQA; encoded by the coding sequence ATGAATCCTGAGAAGCTTGTCTTCGCCCAGACCGTCGACGCGCTCTTCGTCCGAGCGCTGGAGAACCGGCTGACCCCCGCCTGCCGTGAGCACCTGAAGCGGGCCGGGCTGGACCTCGACCGCAAGCTGGAGCGCACCTACTCGCTGGAGCAGTGGCGGGAGTTCCTGCGCATCGCCGCCGGCCACGTCTATGGCGGCGTCCCCGCGGAGGCCGCGTACTACTCCCTGGGCGAGCGCTTCATGGACGCCTACTTCGGCACCTTCTTTGGCCGCGCCCTGCTGGGCGTGGGCCGGCTGGCCGGTCCCCGGAGGATGCTGCTGCGCGCGGACGTGGGCTTTCGCGCCGGCAACAACTTCAGTGAAGTCAAAATCGTGGAGCGCAGCGCGACTTCGCTGGAGCTGTGGATGAACGACGTGCTGGCGGATCAGCCGACGTTCGCGGCGGGGTTGCTGGCGCGCGCGGTGGCGCTGTGCGGGGGCTGGCGGGTGGTGGCGCTGCCGGAGGAGTTCGACGGCACGGCGGCCACGTTCCACCTGCGCTGGAGCGAGGCCCCCGTGGAGACAGCGCTCAGCGCCACTGAGGATGGGTCCTCAGGCGACGCTCGACCTCAGGCGTGA
- a CDS encoding tRNA (5-methylaminomethyl-2-thiouridine)(34)-methyltransferase MnmD has translation MSEPSHPRDGDFELVTLRNGHRAVRHLGHGEVMHPAVGPWQEALRLYVDQPGLADRLRQPGPPLVIHDVGLGAATNAVAALTRARDLGPQRARDLHVVSFEVDLAPLRLALADAEGFPFLQPFREACEALMKHGAWSEPGIRWELKLGDAVPFLEAELPPADLVFFDPFSPASNPDMWTEGVLARVRRHCREDGEGALLMTYSAATPTRVTLLLAGFYVGAGVSTGTKGETTVASTRYESLAAPLGTRWLERWERSSSRAPHGGTLTPEVERRLRTHPQWR, from the coding sequence ATGTCCGAGCCCTCCCATCCGCGCGACGGCGACTTCGAGCTCGTCACCCTGCGCAACGGCCACCGCGCCGTGCGCCACCTGGGCCATGGCGAGGTCATGCACCCCGCGGTCGGTCCGTGGCAGGAGGCCCTGCGCCTCTACGTGGATCAGCCCGGCCTCGCGGACCGCCTGCGCCAGCCCGGCCCGCCGCTCGTCATCCACGACGTGGGCCTGGGCGCCGCCACCAACGCCGTCGCCGCGCTCACCCGCGCCCGCGACCTGGGCCCCCAGCGAGCCCGCGACCTGCACGTCGTCAGCTTCGAGGTGGACCTGGCCCCGCTGCGCCTGGCGCTCGCGGACGCGGAGGGCTTCCCGTTCCTCCAGCCGTTCCGCGAAGCCTGTGAAGCCCTCATGAAGCACGGCGCCTGGAGCGAGCCCGGCATCCGCTGGGAGCTCAAGCTGGGCGACGCGGTGCCCTTCCTGGAGGCGGAACTGCCCCCCGCGGACCTCGTCTTCTTCGACCCGTTCTCACCCGCGTCCAACCCGGACATGTGGACCGAAGGCGTCCTCGCCCGGGTGCGCCGGCACTGCCGGGAGGACGGGGAGGGCGCCCTGCTGATGACCTACAGCGCGGCCACACCCACCCGCGTCACGCTGCTGCTCGCGGGGTTCTACGTGGGCGCCGGCGTGTCCACCGGCACCAAGGGGGAGACCACCGTGGCCTCGACCCGCTACGAATCCCTGGCCGCCCCGCTGGGGACCCGGTGGCTGGAGCGCTGGGAGCGCTCGTCCTCCCGGGCCCCGCATGGGGGCACCCTCACGCCTGAGGTCGAGCGTCGCCTGAGGACCCATCCTCAGTGGCGCTGA
- a CDS encoding type VI immunity family protein: MRIVFYLPHDHRTLAPVLRRTLDTYLAFISAGGGALTSGEDPDISEAAFPLTPEFWEEARRHIEKSRFEHLDEMEQDSFWFRTLTKRGFDTWVHLIGGESDPTGYEFSFRSRLPWREPSGEYSVLSVKVPMQFLEDQGPEKAFELAQALAEPLPFSTGHAGLSLSFTRGRSRLLPLLKDHLVRHPGWDVPRASTWGMEEGIDGIHWMTFLGAPLLDTLGGPNAIRARLQHPETTVQELTGCRAVIRLGPAPLAGDTKLGETLPAYRELARFLEPWLMPSAPFVPFEGYTPEEMRHWWRRFLEPPPAAISDPRDG, from the coding sequence GTGCGCATCGTCTTCTACTTGCCGCATGACCACAGAACGCTGGCACCGGTCCTACGACGAACCCTCGACACCTATCTCGCGTTCATTTCTGCCGGTGGCGGAGCACTGACCTCGGGAGAGGATCCCGACATCAGTGAGGCCGCATTTCCGCTCACGCCTGAGTTCTGGGAGGAAGCCCGACGCCATATCGAGAAATCCCGATTCGAGCATCTGGATGAGATGGAGCAGGACTCCTTCTGGTTCCGGACCTTGACCAAGCGGGGCTTCGACACATGGGTTCATCTCATTGGCGGAGAGTCGGACCCCACTGGCTATGAATTCAGCTTCCGCTCCCGGCTGCCCTGGCGCGAACCCTCGGGTGAGTACAGCGTCCTGAGCGTGAAGGTCCCCATGCAGTTCCTGGAGGACCAGGGGCCCGAGAAGGCCTTTGAGCTGGCTCAGGCGCTGGCGGAGCCGCTTCCCTTCTCCACGGGCCACGCCGGACTGTCGCTGTCATTCACCCGCGGCAGGTCCCGCCTCCTTCCCCTCCTCAAGGACCATCTGGTCCGGCATCCCGGTTGGGATGTTCCTCGCGCGAGCACATGGGGCATGGAAGAAGGGATCGACGGCATCCACTGGATGACCTTCCTGGGGGCGCCCCTCCTCGACACCCTGGGAGGGCCCAATGCGATCCGCGCCCGGTTGCAGCATCCGGAGACCACCGTCCAGGAGCTCACCGGGTGCCGCGCCGTGATCCGCCTGGGGCCCGCTCCGCTGGCGGGCGACACGAAGCTGGGTGAAACGCTGCCGGCGTACCGCGAGCTGGCCCGGTTCCTGGAACCGTGGCTCATGCCCTCCGCTCCCTTCGTCCCCTTCGAGGGCTACACACCGGAGGAGATGCGCCATTGGTGGCGCCGCTTCCTGGAGCCGCCCCCAGCGGCCATCTCCGATCCACGCGATGGATGA